Within Triticum dicoccoides isolate Atlit2015 ecotype Zavitan chromosome 1B, WEW_v2.0, whole genome shotgun sequence, the genomic segment gagaacgaagcaccggaatgcaaaacggacaacgggaaaaaggctcgaatgcatgagatgaacatgtatgcaaatgccatgcacgtgatgacatgataagagatgcacgaaaaagaaaaacaacacgcggagacaaaaacccaaacccgagaaataaatataacttagcgccggagacggcaagagttggatacaaatatggaaagtatatctggggcgttacacaatTCCCTTTCCGGGTTCATCTCCCTCATTGGTTAATGACGAGGAGAGACACCGTACTTTTCATATGTGCAAATTACAACAATTTGTTTACATTATACTCCTCTGTAAACTTTTATATGACGTTTTaggtcactaaagtagtgatcggaAATGCCTTATAAAAGTTTATACAGAGGTAGTGCATGATTACTATCTAGGTGCTACATACTCCGTTTAGGGCCAAGTCATTCCcctcctaactcgaacccacttctCATATTTGCTCCTAGTTTTTTGTCGTGCCCAGAAATGTCATTTTGTATTGCTAGCCCAAGAGGTTAGACCATCATCAAGACATTCTCTAGACATTTTTACCCCTCGTTGCGTCTGTCACCTACATGTGGGACTCACCTgaagaaaaggaaaagggaaaaaatGTCTCCCCCTCTTTCACTCACATGTGAGGCACGAGTCAAGGCTTGCCTAGTCAGCAAAGACAAGTCAAACTGGCTTTATTTTACTGACTTGTTTTTTTAGGATGTGAATATATTTGTGTTAATTAAGGGTGGGTAGCTGCATATGACCTTAGATAGTTTGTTAGCACTAACCGTAACAAGCCAAACAATGTGAGCCTCACAACCGGAACTTGCTCTCCGTCGTTGGTGCGGGCACGGCGGCGCTGCGCTAGGAACACGTTGCAGTAGAGGCGGAGAAGGTGTGCGCGTGAGCGCCGAAGCCTACTggagcacgcacgcaacactccatGGCCCATGGAGCCCAACATGTTCATGGGGACGGTCAAGACGAATCTCACGAGGATGGTAGATACAACAAGAAATCGACCATTCGGGGGAGGGGAAAGAAAGCGGGCATCACGGTGACCCTGATGGGCAACCGCTTTGGTCGAGGGGGCCCGGGAGGCCACGAATGGGGGCGTCAGTGAGCgacatatggagttggagtcgaTGGCGTCGTCTACAAGCGTATCCAGTCAATTGTGTTGGTGGAGAAGTCTACGACGTCTCGATGGAGCTCCAAGACACGTCGGTTCTTCTATGGGAACCCAGACGCCTCATGTGCCATGTCGTTGCACCGTCGGGCGTGCTCTAGATGCGGCGGCCCCAGAGGAGGAAGATTGCAAAGAGGGGACTAGAAAGTGGTGTGGGTTGATTAAGAACTCTCCCTAGTGGTGTGATTGGTGTGGGGATAAGGGCAAGGAGGCCTAGGTTATCCTTAGGATGAGTCGCGGCGCGAGTTCCTCGACTGAGCGCAGGTGCAGcgagtggagagagagggggggaggaggagggggagaaagCGGGGATGCGTGGGGAGCTAGCGGCGGCAGCGGCCCAGGGTCGCAGAAAATCGGGTTTGCCGAAGTTGAGAGAATGGCTGCGGTAGTGAGAGTTTTCCCTTTTGTACTTTGTTAGTTTTGTGTTTTTTAGTAAGGCCCCACATGTAAGTCAAAGAATGAGAGGTTAGAGAGAGTTTTTTCCGCATGGATGAGGAGGCCCATTTGTAAGTGACATATGAATACATGAGCAAAATTGTTCAGGAAACGTTTCGTAAATGGCCAAATGCCTTTGCCTAGATGGAAACGACGCTGAAGAGTATATTCCTATAGAAGCACCAGGTGGAAGAAGGACATATTTTAACACAATGAAAAATTAGGAGCAAATATCAATATTGGGTTCGAGTTAGGAAGAAAAATGTAAATGTTCCTAGAAGTAAAATTGACTCAAAGAAAGTGAGAGATCAAGCATCATTAATTTCATTGATAGAAAAGGTGTGTATGCATGATTAAAACACGAATGTTCAGGTTAAACACACCTCTTTACTAAAGGCATGTGCAATAGTGTTATCTTAATAGTGTCATGTAGGATAAATACTACTcccccatcccataatataagacgtttttaaaagttaaacatcttatattatgagatGAAGGGAGTAATATAGAGGAAAGAGAAACCTCTTAATTAAGAGATGATATCTTAGTAACAAACTTCCATCGTGTTTATAGGAATGTCTAGTTACTAGAGATAAGAATAAGAGATAACCCATTGTATGTCACTCTTTTTTGTCGTCTCTTGACTACGTGACAGGATTAAAATAAACCAGTCTTATTAACCACAATACATGCTCTAGTGATTATTTTATAGTTATAACAACAGGCAGGTGTTAATTTATTTCTATTTTTTAAAATATATTCCTCACATCACGAACATGTGTTACACGTATGGATGACTTAGTTTACTTGTCAATAACATGCGGAGGGCCTATGGTTAGATGGTAAGCAAGGGCCGAATAACTTGCGGAGAAAAGATCTCCATGCTATTTTCGTCCTAATAATCTAGGAATTGTGGAAGCATCGAAATGTTATTGTGTTTGACGGGGCATCTCCTTCGATGGATGTGCTTCTAGGTAGGGTGAGGTTTGAAGGAATGTTATGGTTGGTAACCGGCAAGTTTAAAGGAAATATGGACCCCTTATTCCTTAGATTAGAGAGGTGGACGAGTAGTGAGGAGTAGCGTTGTAACGAGATTCTTATAAAACTATGATGGAGTCATTCTTTGCATTTCTTCTTTAATACtccctgttccaaaatagatgacccaattttgtattAACTTTGTATCAATTTGAGTCATTTATTTTAGAAGAAAAGGAGTATATGATATGTACACTCGTGTATATTTAAGAAAAAAAACTTGTCAATAACACGATTGATTGCtggtgttggaaaaccaacaagctGCCGTGGTGACTGTAAGCGAAGCACACGACTACCTGTCCTTTCCCCAATAATGCGCGGCATCGCCTCCGCCGGAACGCTCCGCCCCGGGCCATCCGCAGCTGTCCGATCAAAATCCAACACGGCAGGCCGCCCCACCctccaccgacgacccctcctccaCCTCCGGCGATCGCCGGAACCCTCTCTGCCGTCCAGCCGCCGCAGCCGTCGCCTCATGCCTCCTCTTACCGCGGCCGCCCGGGCCACCAGCAGTGGCGGCGATGCCTTCAGGGAGCTTGCCTCTGCCGCCGACTTCGCCGCCATCGCCTCTCCCGACGGCCGCATCTCCGTCGTCGGCTTCGGCTCCCTTCTCTCCGGTTAGTGCCACCGCGCTGCCCCGTCAGTAACAAACTCCGAGTCCAAAATCATGGGCCTAAGTTTCGAGGTTCCTGACGCCAGAGCGGAGCGCGAGGAGCACGTTCCCGGAGCTGGAGGGGTTCCGTGTGGCGGCGCTGCGCGGGTTCCGGCGCGTCTTCGCCCACGCCGCCCCCATCTTCTTCGAGCGCGGTATCGCCATTGAGGCCACTAAGGCAAGCATACTGTATGCTTATCTTTATGATGCTCTTGTCAGTACTTGTGTTTCATCTTTGTGTACGCATAGTTCGTCCGATTGCATTTCACATTTCTGTTTGTGGCGTGGTAGCGTGTTAACTCTACAAGGTGTGTAGTATTTCCAATTTTCCATAGGGACATGGATGGATTGCTCGGAGCTGTCATATGCAATTCTGCCTGAATGTTGTGATGTTTGGAATTCCTGGATGACCAAATAGTCAGGGTGATAGGGAATTGAGCTTCTCTGTGGTGTTCATTTTTCTGACATTCTTATAGGACACATTACTTATTTCACCTCTTTCATAGTTGCGCTTGACTGTCGATTTTTGCTATGTTGAAAGATACAGAGGGAAAAAAGATAAGTTTCCATTGTGGAGTTAGGGCATCTATCCAATCAAATAACTGCCACTGATATGAGCTAGATGCAATTTTGTAAAAACTGCCTCCTAGGAGGATGTAAATCCCCTCTCTTTCCAATGCAATGAAATGCAAAAGCCATTTGCGTTTTCTCGATTTTTTTTTGGAGATGACTGTATCACTTTTTTTTACAAACTTCTGAAAAAGATATTTTATTGCCTATCTTTAATTTTGACTAATGCATGAAACTCGTTTTATATATAATAGCTTACCTTTTCTATTGCCTAACATGTGGATTTTTTTCTATTGTTTAATGTTTCTCTTTTATATTCGTGGGATCAATTGACCATGTGAACGCAAGCTTCTTTTGATCCATTTGTGGAGTCCAAAAGGAGGAAACCATGTTGCACTGAACAAAACTGAGGCATGGAAATATGTTGACGAATTTATAAGATAATTATTGTATTACTCTATTGCTAGCAGAAGAGGATTTTTGTTACTGCTTAAGCAGATTTTCTGAAGCATGGATACCCGTCTTTGCTGTCTATGGTAATAGTCTAATAGAAGAAAGGAAAGTGTGGTGTTTTATTGAGAGATCAGAATATTGATTTTAGATTTGTATGTTTGAGGATATAGAGTTTAGTGTGTACTTCTGCCAGGAACTTGCATTGTATTTGGGTTTCCAGAAAGTTTTTGATTTTCATTGAAGTATTGGGATGACTTGTAGGAGTTCTCAAGCTTAAGCGTGGAGCATTGTGAGGGAGAAATGATAGTTGTCACTGTGTTTGAAATCAAGGTGGAGGAGGTACTGTGCTGCACTTTATGATAGTGTGCAACTTTTTGTTCGTGTGCAATCCAGTGAAGTTTTTTTAGGTTTTAGTGAAGTACTGAATTGGGATATTCGCAGGTGCCAGCATTCATCGAGAGAGAGCTCGAGTTCAGATTTCTTGCGGTGGGTGAGCAGTTAATTCACTGCATGCTAACCAATTTTGTTAGGTTTTCAGTTTCTTCATCTCAAGCCTGGCTTTTGGTGGAGTTCAGATTGTCCAGTGTCCAGTCCTGGCTTTTAATTTAGGTTAACTCTTtttgtttatgtatatatgtgttGTCAGGTGGTCCCTGAAGGACTGGATGGAGCGCCTTTTCCAAATCCAGCTGTAAGGGCCTGTATTTTGGGACTGAATTTCTAGCTTAGTTTTTTGTTTGATCTTTCCTGCAATGCAGTTATTATTCATCTTGATGGAATTTATTGGTTTAGGTTGTCTGTGCACGCTATAGCGATGAAGAGTATTTCCGAGTGAGATGCAAAGGTTGAATCTATATGACACTCAAATTTCTTTCAGTTCTGCATTTCACTTTAATGACTTTGCTACTGACTTTATAATGTTATTGACATTGGGTTATCAGCATATCAGTTTGTCCGTTTTACTATTGATAAGATATGGTAGGACTTTTTTCCATTACTATCCAAAAATGGGATTGGGTTCCACTATCAAAAGATAACGAAATGAAAACAAAACAAATGTGTCCAAACTGAAATGAAAGGGCCTAGCGACAGAATTCGCAGGCTGCTGCCGCATCTAAGCTAACAGCAGCAAGAACTGCTAAGAAAATCACGGTGTATATTACAGAGATTGAAAGCCAACTACCCCAGCACATAACTTGATCCTCAGGGGTGCCAGATCATCAGGAGAAATCATATCATCCGTATCCACTGAAACCTTCCTTTTATTTTAGTCTTCCTCCATAGCTATGTTCCCATTTCCATCGTCTTCTTCAGCTTCCTCATGTCCATCATCTTCCAGGTGCAGATTTTGCCTTCTTCCTTCACCATGTCCATCATCATGGGCCGTCAGTGCCTCACATTGCAGTGCCTCACACGAACTTCATCAGATTATAGGCCTGACCAGTAATGCATAAATGAGCATGCACAGCACTCAAATTCAGGAGGCTCTCGGAccagtttaaattcaaaacaaactCTGTTGCAAAGTTTCCACAACACCCAGCAAAGAGCCGCCAAGCCCACAATTTGTAAGTTTCGACTTCTAGGCAAGAAAGTAGGAATCCACCAGAAATACTGGGAGAAACAACCAGGTCTATCTACAGCTCCTACACATTTGGCTACCATGCTCCAGACATACTTAGGCCCTGCTTGGCATCGGTGTAAATATTATACAGCCGTATTAGTTTACATGCGTATATTACTGGGCCACAGGTGTTTTCCAGCCGGAAAAGAACGATGAGTCGAGGCCTGTATCATAAACCGACTGAATAAGAGCGTGACAGGGGATACAGGTGTAAATATTACAGGCCCAATCCGACGAACCAAGCGAACCCACCTGACTTTTTCTTACCCGGCAATGTTTTACGGGGGATTTAGAAAGTCAACGATATCCAAGCGGGGCCTTAGCTGCAGAGCTTGGTaggatatactccctctgtctcaaaatgtaagacatttttacATTATTTGGTACTCcctctaaagaaatataagagcatttagatcactaaagtagtgatctaaacgctctcatATTTCTTTTCGGAGGGGGTAGAAAGATTATTTTTTTCGTGACTTGGTATCCCTTTATTCATCTGATAGTGATGATCTAGACTTCTCTTTTACGTTTTTGTGTCCAGCATCCTGTTTTCCTTTTTGAAGCTACTCccgctgttcctaaatataagatgttttgttgAACTGCCAAAACTTCTTAtactttaggaacagagggagtatttaataatatttgaTAACAATTTCTGAGAAAAATTGTTGCATGTTTGTGTTAATTTATAACAACATATGACTTTTAGCTATGTTATTCTTTGAGGTCTTTTAGCATATTTATCTGCCTCTATTATCGTAATTGCTTACTATTGACCAGCTAGGGTAAAATTACATAAATCGCCATGGTGATACCTGAATAAAAATACAACGAGATATCAACAATTATTTACTAGGCATAGTAATAGTTTGCTCATGTATAATATAAAGTTATTTTAAAACTGGATCGCACATATACTTCGAATCGCAGGACAAGTTCCACTGAAAAGAAATCAGGATTCTAAGGAATTGTAGGATGACAAAAGCATCAGAGTAGAATCAACATAGACATGTTTGACAATGAGCAAAGCTTTAAGCATGGTATTTCTTTTACCCTTTTAAGGCAAAGTGATGCCTTCTTATGCAGATACAAAGCTATTTACTTTTGGATAATTGCACAAGACAGCCCAGAACTGTAATCTCATTCCTAATTCCATAACACACTGAAATGTTGACCAATTCTTTCTGCAGGAAGCAAAGAGATATATAATCAGCACTATGGACGATACAATATTGATAAAATATGGAGGGATGATATCTTACCCTGTCGTCTATATCTCAGGCACTGGTAAGTATATTTACTCTTCAGCCATCTATGCTGGTGCTATCCACATAgttgatttttttttaattcttttcctCAATAAAGCCGTTATAAACATCGGCAAAGGCATCTTCTGCAAATTAAAATCACTGTACACCTTTGGGACTCCACCGAGGCACCGATTATTATAGGATATATTTGTTCTCCTGGTACATCGCATCAGTGACATCTCAAAGCAAGGGGCATCCCGCAAGCAAGATGATATCATTGCTTTGTGACATCTGAAAGCAAGATGCATCATGAAGCAAAAAAATAACTAAATAAGTTATTGCTCTGAACATTCTAGTTCTTGTACCAACGCGTTTTCTATCTAACTGTCTCTGTCATCAGCACTCCATCATTAGGTGTGGGTGTAGATAGAGCCCGATCCTTCTGATATTGCGAGCACCTCACACGGGTCTGATTGCCTTGCAGTGTTCTTGCTGCCAAGAATCTGGGAGAACCAGCATATAGCAACTTCTTAGACCACACCTATCTGGGTGACCGGAGAACCACAATAAGGGAATACTTGGCCACGACCGGAGCTGGCATCATGGAAGAGGAGCCACCGGAGACGCTACGAAGCCGCTATGGTGGCTAACCCGACGATGACTCTCACGGCCACATCCACCACACATTGAAATTCAAACTTGTGTGACTGCTGCCTACCAAATCGGCAGTGGATATGAACAGAGATGCACCATCAGTGCAGAATACCTAAGATTGCGATTGTTTTGGGTGCAAATTATCGGCGCCAAAAGCGGTGATGTATGACCCTGTTGTGATTGATGTACACTGATAAGGCAATAATTGTGACTATTTCCTATCATAACAGAGACGGGGCCATACACAGACAAAAATGCATTTGCCCCCTTGCCGTTGGCTGCTGTTGGTTCTCGTGCATTTTGGGGAGATTT encodes:
- the LOC119340476 gene encoding uncharacterized protein LOC119340476, producing MRGIASAGTLRPGPSAAVRSKSNTAGRPTLHRRPLLHLRRSPEPSLPSSRRSRRLMPPLTAAARATSSGGDAFRELASAADFAAIASPDGRISVVGFGSLLSERSARSTFPELEGFRVAALRGFRRVFAHAAPIFFERGIAIEATKEFSSLSVEHCEGEMIVVTVFEIKVEEVPAFIERELEFRFLAVVPEGLDGAPFPNPAVVCARYSDEEYFRVRCKGSKEIYNQHYGRYNIDKIWRDDILPCRLYLRHCVLAAKNLGEPAYSNFLDHTYLGDRRTTIREYLATTGAGIMEEEPPETLRSRYGG